A stretch of DNA from Actinomycetota bacterium:
GGAACGAGAACCCAAGGAGTCGATCCTCCGTACGTTCGACTTGCCTGTGATCGCCCGGTACTTCCCCGAGTACGAAGCGCAGATTCGCTCTCGCCTCAGCTGAGTCCCGCCGCGGCGAGCAGCGAACCGGCATCGATCAGACGCGCCACGGCTTCGATCTCGACGCCCGGCGGCCGGTCACCGGTCACCGGCGGCACGACCTCGCGAACGACCCGCATCGCGGCGGCGGTGTGCACGGACGGTGTCGACGGCGCCCGAAGTTCGACGCCTCGAACGGCACAGAGGATCTCGACCGCCAGCACCCGCTCGACGTTGTCCAGAACCTGCCACAGCTTGCGGGCGGCACCCCAGCCCATCGAGACATGGTCCTCCTGAGAACCCGAGGTTGGTATCGACTCCACGGAAGCCGGATGGGCAAGCACCCTGTTCTCGGCGACGAGAGCCGCCGCCGTGTACTGCGTGAGCATGTAGCCCGAGTCGACTCCGGGATTGACGGCCAGGAATGCAGGAAGCCCCGAGGAACGCTCGGGGTCCAGAAGCCGATCGGTGCGTCGTTCGGAGATCGACGACAGCTCCGTCACGGCGATCGCCATCAGGTCGAGTGCGATTGCGAGAGGTTGACCATGGAAGTTTCCTCCCGACACGATGTCACCGGTCGAAGGAAAGACGATGGGGTTGTCGACGACGGCACCCAACTCGCGGGTGAACACGTCCCTCGCATAACCCAGGGCGTCGCGAACGGCACCGTGCACCTGTGGAGCGCAGCGAAGGCTGTAGGCGTCCTGCACGGCATGGGTGAAGTCGTCCCGATGACTGGCAACGATCGCGGAGCCTTCGAGAAGCCGCCCGATGAGTCCCGCCGACTTGATCTGCCCCGGATGGGGGCGAAGCGCGTGAATCTCCGGCCTGAACGGACGTGCGCTTCCAAGCAGCGCCTCGACAGACAGGGCGCACGCCAGATCGGCGGTGGCCGCCAGCCGTTCCGCTCGGACGAGTTCCAGGACCCCCTGCGCCAGCATCCCTTCGGTCCCATTGAGCAGGCTCAACCCCTCCTTGGCCTGAAGGCGAATCGGCTCGATGCCGTACTCGACGAGCACCTCCGCGGAGGGTCGGACGGCCCCTGCCGCCTTCACGAAGCCCTCCCCGATGAGTGGAAGAGCCAGGTGCGCGAACGGGGCAAGGTCGCCTGAGGCGCCGACGGATCCTTGCGCGGGGACCACCGGGAGTAGATCCTTGTTCAAGAACTCGAGGTAGCGCTCCGGGAGGACCGCCCGCACACCGGAGTGGCCCTGCGAGAGTGTGCGGGCGCGCAAGAGGAGCATCGCCCGAACGATCTCGTCGTCGAGGGGCGCGCCGACACCGGCCGCATGGCTGCGCAGGAGATGCACCTGGAGGGCTTCGGCTTCCTCCCTCCCGATTCGGGTGTTGGCAAGCGCACCGAACCCGGTGGTGACGCCATAGACGGTTCGCTCTTCGGCGATCACCTCTTCGATGAGCCTTCGCGCCGGCGCCATCCGTGCAGGTACCGAGGCTGCGAGTTCAACCGGTTCACGGCGTTCCGCCACCGCCACAACCTGCTCGGGGCTCAACGGCCCGCCGTCGATCAGCATCTCGTCTCCTCTTCCCGGTGCAACCAGCGTACTTGCATCGCGCGAGCCTCCACATCATCACAACCGTTGGATATCGGCCGTAATGCAAAGACATACATATATGCACCGCGGCTCTGTCGACATCGTATACCCGCCGGTTCGTTCGCCGATGTGACCGGCGTCTCGCGCTCCACATGGACGAGAGCTTGCGGCACGCCTCGGTCGATCCCCCCACCGACCTCCGGCAGATTCGCACCGACGAGACCCGTCGCGTCTACGAGCAGGCGAGTTCCGGCTTGTCACGCCGGAAGTGGAAATCCGCAAGACGAGTACCCTGCAAGGAAGCGACTACGGAAAGGTGCCACGATGGCGGAACGGGATCTGATTGCCGAGGCTCGAGACCGACGCCAACCGCTGCACGACGCCGCCGACGCCCTCGAACTGGCCGCGGCGGGACCTGTCGGCGCCGGCTCGATCTGGCAAGACCGCATCCGAAAAGAACTCACGAACGTCACAGCCGCTCTCGCCGACCACATCGAGAAGACGGAGGGACCGGACGGCCTCTACCGGGAACTCATCACCCTGGCGCCTCGTATCTCCAACGACATCCGCCTGCTCACCGCAGACCACGCCGTCATCAAAGGAATGATCGACGAGATAGAAATCGCCTTCGATGCCGAGGATGTTGAAACGAGTTTGGTCCGTGAGCACATCACCCAGCTCCTCGGACGCATCACCCGGCACCGCCAGAAGGGCGCCGACCTGGTGTACGAGGCATACCAGGTGGACATCGGCGGGCAATCCTGACCCTTCGTCCAGCGGTCACCTGTGCACGAAACTGAGCACATGGTGTTGGCTCGACGGAACATCTCACTGAACCCTGGGCTCGTAGGGGTCGTGACGACCCCTACGAGCCCAGGGTTCAGGCGTACTACCCCTTTGATCTCGGGCGGCCGACCGGCACGGCACTATCCTTGCTGCGCATGCCAACCATCGCCGTCATCGGTTCTTCGCGCACGCAACCGGACCATCCGGACTACCAGGATGCGCAGCGACTGGGCCGACTTCTGGCAGACGCGGGATTCACCGTCGCCAGCGGAGGCTACGGCGGGCTGATGGAAGCCGTTTCGAAGGGAGCCCGATCGGTGGGCGGCCCGGTCGTCGGCGTGACCGCACCCGGCGTATTCCCCGACAGGGCCAGAGTCAACGAGTACGTGACCGACGAGCAGCCTGCAGAAACGCTCACCGAGCGAATCCACCGGCTGGTGTATGGCTCCGACGCGGTCGTCGCCCTGCCCGGAAGCATCGGCACCCTCACCGAGCTGATGTCGGCCTGGAATCTGGCGTATGTCGCCCCGTTCAGCGGAAGGATGCCCAAGCCCGTCGTCGCCGTCGGGGCCCTCTGGGCCGAGGTCGTCTCATGGCTGGCCGAACGCCTGGAGACCGACGGCACGCTTGTCACCCTCGTCGACAACGTCGACGAGGCCTTTCGCGAGATCGTCGAACGTGTGAAATCTATCACCGCGCCGGAACGGCCCGGTATGCTGAACGGCGGAGCGGATACATCGGGAGCATTGCCCTGAAAGCAATGAACCAACAAGCCAAGCCAATTCGAGGAAAACACCGGGCCCGTACGCAGGCGAACGGCTGTCGGGACGGTCACCACCGGTTCGGCAAACCTGCATCGGTCGGTGGCGGCCTCCTCCGCAGAGTCTGTGATCTCTGTGGAGAGGTGAGTCTCGATCTGCGTCCCGCCGAGGAGCCCCGAAAAGCCTCCCTCTTCGTCAGCGTCGTCGATACGCGCCAGGCCGTGCACCTCAAGGCCAGGTTGTCACGCCAGCCCCGCCGTCAGCGAGTGTGACCGTACCCTTCGACCCTGGCGTCCTCCGCAATGATCCAGAACATCGTGCGCTGATCCTGGACCTGTTCACCGGAGCTCTCGACGAGGTCGATCCCTATCGGGCGGTCGCACGCCGGCTGCGGCTCGTCGACGGCACCGTGACGATCGACGGCGTCGCCATGACGAACACCGACCGCATCATCGTGCTGGCCTTCGGCAAGGCCGCTCCATCCATGGCTCGTGCCGTCGCCGACATACTTCCCCTCGACACCGGTCTGGTGATTTCGAATCATCCGGAACCCCTCCCCCCGCCCTTGGAACTCGTGCCGGCCGGTCATCCGCTCCCCGACGACCGCAGTGTCGCCGGAGCGCGCCGCCTGCTCCGGCTCGGCTCGGAAGCGACGGCGGGCGACCTCGTACTCTGTCTGATCTCAGGTGGTGGTTCCGCCTTGGCGGAAATCCCAGCGCCCGACCTGACGCTCTCAGACCTCCAAGAGACCGTCAGGCTGTTGCTGACATCAGGAGCACCGATCGAAGAGATCAACACGGTGCGCACCCACCTATCGGCCTTCAAGGGCGGCCGCCTCGCCCAGGCGGTGGCGCCGGCGCGCCTTGTCACCCTCGTCCTCTCCGATATCGTGGACAGCCCGATTCCGTTCATCGCCTCGGGCCCGACCGTCGCCGATCCAACCACCTACGCCGACGCTCTCGACATCCTCGAACGCTACGAACTCACACACCTGGTTCCCCCACGAGTCCTCCGCCACCTCAGGCTCGGTGCCGATGGTGTCATCGCCGAGACACCCAAGACGGACCTTCCTGATCACCGGGTCGTGATCGTCGCCGACGGCGCCACGGCGGCCGAGGGGGCCCGACGGGTCGCGAAACGTATCGGGTTGTCGGCCACGATCGCCACGACGACACTCACCGGCGAAGCCCGGGAAGCGGCCGTCGCCTGCATCGGCGGTGCCGGCACCGGTATCACGATCTTCGCCGGCGAGACCACCGTGACCGTACGCGGCGGGGGCCTGGGCGGGAGGAATCAGGAAGCGGCGCTGGCGGCAGCCACGGTGATCGAGACGAACCCGGACATCGTGTTCGCGACGCTCGCCACCGAC
This window harbors:
- the hutH gene encoding histidine ammonia-lyase, with the protein product MLIDGGPLSPEQVVAVAERREPVELAASVPARMAPARRLIEEVIAEERTVYGVTTGFGALANTRIGREEAEALQVHLLRSHAAGVGAPLDDEIVRAMLLLRARTLSQGHSGVRAVLPERYLEFLNKDLLPVVPAQGSVGASGDLAPFAHLALPLIGEGFVKAAGAVRPSAEVLVEYGIEPIRLQAKEGLSLLNGTEGMLAQGVLELVRAERLAATADLACALSVEALLGSARPFRPEIHALRPHPGQIKSAGLIGRLLEGSAIVASHRDDFTHAVQDAYSLRCAPQVHGAVRDALGYARDVFTRELGAVVDNPIVFPSTGDIVSGGNFHGQPLAIALDLMAIAVTELSSISERRTDRLLDPERSSGLPAFLAVNPGVDSGYMLTQYTAAALVAENRVLAHPASVESIPTSGSQEDHVSMGWGAARKLWQVLDNVERVLAVEILCAVRGVELRAPSTPSVHTAAAMRVVREVVPPVTGDRPPGVEIEAVARLIDAGSLLAAAGLS
- a CDS encoding LOG family protein, whose translation is MPTIAVIGSSRTQPDHPDYQDAQRLGRLLADAGFTVASGGYGGLMEAVSKGARSVGGPVVGVTAPGVFPDRARVNEYVTDEQPAETLTERIHRLVYGSDAVVALPGSIGTLTELMSAWNLAYVAPFSGRMPKPVVAVGALWAEVVSWLAERLETDGTLVTLVDNVDEAFREIVERVKSITAPERPGMLNGGADTSGALP
- a CDS encoding DUF4147 domain-containing protein, whose protein sequence is MTVPFDPGVLRNDPEHRALILDLFTGALDEVDPYRAVARRLRLVDGTVTIDGVAMTNTDRIIVLAFGKAAPSMARAVADILPLDTGLVISNHPEPLPPPLELVPAGHPLPDDRSVAGARRLLRLGSEATAGDLVLCLISGGGSALAEIPAPDLTLSDLQETVRLLLTSGAPIEEINTVRTHLSAFKGGRLAQAVAPARLVTLVLSDIVDSPIPFIASGPTVADPTTYADALDILERYELTHLVPPRVLRHLRLGADGVIAETPKTDLPDHRVVIVADGATAAEGARRVAKRIGLSATIATTTLTGEAREAAVACIGGAGTGITIFAGETTVTVRGGGLGGRNQEAALAAATVIETNPDIVFATLATDGVDGPTDAAGAIVDGSTLSRGRALGLDAAAALESNDAYPYLQATADLLMTGPTGTNVGDVWVVWRW